Below is a genomic region from Astyanax mexicanus isolate ESR-SI-001 chromosome 25, AstMex3_surface, whole genome shotgun sequence.
TAAAGTAAATAGCATTTTTTAGCCATAATGAGAGCACTGAAAGTGTATAAATACTGCTGTACACTGATAAAGAAAATAAGAACTCTTTGTACACAGTAAGCAAAAGAATCAATTATAGATTTGAAATAAAAACCGTAAAGAAATTTAATTCCAATAAACACAGatacctgaggtctgagtttctcCATCAGCTCTGTTTAGTTCTCTCTCAATAAAAACTGCACATGGTGGAGGGTTGATCTCTAAAGTAAATAACATTCAGTTCATAATGAGAGCACTGATCAATACATTAACACATGAAAGTGTGTAAATAGTGCTGTACACTGATACAGAAAATAAGAACTCTTTGTACACAATAAACAAAGGTATGGATTATAgatttgaaatataaaaaagataacGGACAGTAATTAAACtacatttacaataaacacagAGTGACTCCATGATCTGACGGGCTGGCCtctactttaaaatataaaacatttattatgtaatattagaCACCATCATTTCACATTTACTATTGGAGAGGCAGAGAGACCAACAGCGTGTGAATAAAGCTCCCCATCACAGGTCTATACCCATGATGGATGCAAAGTTGTGAAAGCAAGATGGAGACTGGAGAGAATACAGTGTGTAGGGCTGAGGAGAAGGAGTCAAGGCATGGCCCCACTCTCAAAATGAAGCTaccataacttttttcacatgcttTGAACATTGCATCTTATTTAATCGATGcggctattatatatatatatatgtgttgttaagtattaacagagttttggtatatggagcgcgcctcaattacaagctcctccccttggccatatatatacctccctgttTCCCCTCACCTTTGTGACGTTCAACCTCGCGCCCACCACCACCCCTTCACCTCCCTTATCTGCATTCTCAGCTTGCTGCGGGGGGGGGTTTACGCTTGAGATCCACTCAAGCAGTACAGAACTGTGCCCAAGCATACCTCATACAGTTCACGCCCCCCCGCGTCGTCTGGCGCGATCCATtatggcaaaatatatatatatatatatatatatatatatatatatatatatatatttttttttttttttttggtctttttttttgtatgtttacaGACTAGCAAACGGTTAATCAATGGGcgccctgaagctccccaaagccCCATgcaacaacagcaacacaatGTAAATTACATGAAAATGTTGTGTGAAAATCACCCGGCGGTAGCATTCTAGGGTCAAACCAGCTTTGTTGCAGCAATGTTCTTGATTGTTGATATGGAAGGTTATTTGTGTAGATATCCTATATAATTAAAAGTTTATGTAATAtctttctgtgtaaatatatcatggtATATAACATAGACAGCTGTGGCTTACAGTCAGGTGTGGCCTGTATTTGTacacattctttttctttttaaaatgagtgGGTTTATGTGGGCTCAGTGTGCGCTCAATAGCCCAGAAATCACACTACACTGTATAATAGCTCAACTATTTTTGCTTTGGGAGAGTTTGGTAAGGTTGTGCAAGGTCCTAAACCATCACTTCCCCCATATGTAGCAGCATAAACTGCCCACTGCTCCAGATATGAGTCTTTCCTCTGTGTCCAATTCTAATGGTAATTGATGCTGTTTATGTCTTTTTAATTAGAGAAACTGAATTTGTGCAAAATCTGgaaaataattatgtaaaaaaaaaagaaactgcagTGAAATGGTTAAAGATGGACTCCAGATTTACTCACCAAAAAGAGGTGCTTCATCATCTAAATGaccataacaaataaaaaaagagttaaagagaAAAGAATATTGTGTGAGACTTTACTAGAAGTGTTCTCCTGGGTAAAAGATCAATATTACATCAGTGGAGATCAGAAAATATGCCCTAATGTGTTGCTATGATGCAGTTTAACGAAGAGGCCTGAAGATTTTGCTAAAATATGGCAAGGAAACTAGACCACATACAGAAAAGATAACTCTGCTGCCCCCCACCCCCATTACAATGCagattttcctttattttatatctatattatataacCATATACTTTTAAGTGCTATGTGAGCTGTGtgttttatccatttttttgttttactgtttatgttaatattttcttttttcgtTCCCATTATAAAAGTATTATTGTTAAAATATTCTGGgaagaaaaagaaacaacatACTCATGACTACAAACGTTCAACTTACCTGTACGTCTGGGGTTTAAAGATTTAAACCAATAATCTAAAGGTATGGATTATAGATTTGAATAAAAAACGATAAAGGACAGGAGTTGAACTACATTTCCAACAAACGTAATGGAAATCAATTCCAATAAACATTGAAACCTGAGGTCTGAGTTCCTCTATCAGCTCTGTTTAGTTCTCTCTCAGTTTAAACTGCACGTGGTGGAGGGTGGATCTCTCCTTTaaagtaaataacatttatttagccATAAAGAAACAGTGAAACTAGTGCTGTACACTGATAAAAAATAAGAACTCTTAATACACATTTACCAAAAGTATGAGttatagatttaaaataaaaagcgtAAAGGAATTTAATTCCAATAAACACAGATACTGAGATCTGAGATTCTCCATCAGCTCTGTTTAGTTCTCTCTCACTACAAACAATccatcaatcaataaacctttattttgtcTCGGAAGTACATTGACGGCAActttcattttcaatgtagccgagcatttacaaaaacagggattgacacgacaaagaaaattaaaactaaattgaataattttaaaataacagtaaataaaagacaaaaatagatcaatataaaaatagaatcagaataaaaaataataattattctaataaaactttgtttaattgataaaaattaaacaagataaggttaatgcaacaaaaaacctatttaaattaagttaaaaatgcaataaaagcataatacaataaaaatacaaataaataaataaactacaaaaaactaaagaaaaataaaacaataatccaCAAAAAGAAACAATAGCCACAAGACTACAAATTTTCAACTTACCTGTTTGTGGGGGCTTTGAAGGTTTTCGCCAAACATGACCTGTTTTACAGAAAATTACAACATTAACATTTTCACAACAGTGTAAATCTTTGAATTAAAAGTGAAAGAATCACACTTAACTTATTTAACTTACTTATTCTCTTACCtttaatcatgaggaagatgatTACCACCACAAAGATTACCAGTAAGACGAGGAAAGCAGCTTTCCAtcctgcagaattatgaattattatgaGTATAACTAtaccaaatataaataaatggagAATGAAATAATACTTACCTGACTGAAGTGTTTTAGAAACAGAATTGAGTATCAGAACTCTTCCCTCTTTCATCTCCTGATCAGATAAACCCACAGAACAGGAGATCCACTCTGAGTCTGAGGGAGAGAACATCAGCCAAGATCTCACACTCACCAACCCTTCagaatctgagagagagaaacgaaagaaagaaaaaaagaagacttGTACATGCCTCCTCCTCCAATTACCGCctgtttttaaactgctgctgatgctgcattgtaGAGTAGCATCACGGCGcattaattgaattactgaaataaatgatttcttgatgatattctaatttattgAGGTGCACCTACAGTAGGTGAAACCTCCATACGGGCAacttaaaacactgacagaaaatACCTTTTACTTCAGTGATGTTCAGTACTGTAAAGAAGCATTATACTAACCTTGTGTGTAATACTTAGGACTGTTCCAGAGTTCTTTACCACTTCTGTCTCTCCAGGTGAGGGTGGGCTTTGGTGACCATCCATCTGATTCACAGGTAACATTCACCTGGTCTCCAACTTCAGTCAATGATTGGAGAGGAGGGGATCCAACCACTAGAgagaaagtaatttttttttgtattattattttatattaaatacattaaagatGTGCTTTTCTAACTTTGCAATAGTCAGAGGCCCTTCATTCTTTATTGAATAAATTTATGGTCAAAATATACATTAAACGTTTTTTAATCTGAGAAAATAATTCAGATGTActgacttatttttttattttttttaccaaaaacaaaactgaatgtggcaaaaaaacacaggttttcattaattttacctttttaatatcccagcaggcaggccaac
It encodes:
- the LOC111188970 gene encoding butyrophilin-like protein 2, yielding MLVLLTILNLLTSSNAVTFFLVVPDGSVSGQLGSSVVLPCTLSPSQDCREFEIQWYRKKDRDNPVLLYKDLKVQENYGDPQYRGRVSLVGDLKKGNVSLKLENLTLADRGEYVCFVDRTKWYDQASVFITVPVVGSPPLQSLTEVGDQVNVTCESDGWSPKPTLTWRDRSGKELWNSPKYYTQDSEGLVSVRSWLMFSPSDSEWISCSVGLSDQEMKEGRVLILNSVSKTLQSGWKAAFLVLLVIFVVVIIFLMIKGHVWRKPSKPPQTDDEAPLFGE